The genomic stretch AGTACCGCTGGCATTTGGGCTCGCTGCAGCCTGCGGCGAAGGTGATGTTGGCCGGCAGGGTCTCCAGGCCCCTCCTGCACCGGGATGGGACCAGCCTGCCATCAGCTAAGTCACGGATACAGGGGCCGTGGCACTTGGGCACCCCCTCCAGACGGAGAATCCGCCTCCCCGGCAGGGCCGAGTGGGACCAATGGGCAATTCTGCACCAGGTGTCGGGCGGGGATGGGGGAGTACCACCGATGCCCCTTTGCCCTGGGAGCTGCCTGGCTCGGACCAGGAACAGAGTGGTGCCATGAGCCCAGCCCGCGGAGCAGAGAAATGCCACaacaccctccccacccagctgACGGCTGGAGCAAGGAGGGGGGGGCTGCTCTTGCCCTACCTGGGGGTGTAGATGTACTGGGGGTCCGGGATGGGCGCGTAGTCCCCAAACAGCACCCTGGGGTTGTCGGCAAAGGGACCAACCACCTGCAGTGGAGGGGAAACAGCGAGGGTGGGACAGGAGCCGACCGCTCcaccctgccagccccagggcccaggcgCTGCACAGAAGCCGGGGGGGCCACGGGAGGAGGCATTCGGAAGCAATGGAATGAGCCGGGTGGGCCAAGCGCTGGCCTAATGCAGCCCCTGGCAGCTTTGAGCCTCACTATGGGGGAAGGCCTGCTGTGCTGCCCCCCCCGGCCAACCCCCCCCGTGCAGCGCCTGCCGTCCCTGGGCCCCATCCAacagcacccccccacccaagcTCACCTGGGCAGTGCCCCCCCTCACTGTGCAGCATCCGTCCAGGCCCCACTGAGCAGCAcccgccgcccccgccccctcatGCAGCGCTCACCGTCCCCCATCGAGCAGTGCCCACCCCAGGCCCCCCTGTgcagtgccccaccccccaccgtgcAGTGTCCACCCGGGCCCCCCCATGCCTCGCTCCCTCTTGCTCTAATCAGCCAGGCCCCAGTGCCCACCGGGACCTGCCGTTTGCACAGACCACCCTTTGGTActggagggtggggagctgcagcttgctccgggggggggggggttggctgtGGGGCCCCTGGCAGGCTGTCAACACGGCAGGGTGCCCCTGGTGTCACACAGTCCCCAGCTGAGGtgtccagtgtggggcagggagccccagcGCGGCCACGGTTCTCTggggcaggtctggggcagggcaCGCAGTGACTGAGGATGCCAGGGGCTGCGTGCTCTGCTGGGCGGTCAGCACTTCCGGGGCACGCGAGCCAGGAAGTCCCAGGCGCGGCGGCCCCAGTAGATTCCTCCGCCCCGAGCGGGACACTCACCGCGATGCGCTGGCCGGCCAGGGCCTGGGCGCTGAGGGGCAGCGTCCCCCTCTTGTTCTTCAGCAGCACAAAGCTCTTGATGGCAGCCTCCACGGCGAGGGTCCTGTGGGCGGGGCTCTGCACAGCGCTCAGGTCGAGGGTGCTGTAGGGGTTCATGGCAGGGGGGTCGAACTCCCCCAGCCGCAGCCGTGTGTGGAAGAGTGGCCGGACCCGGGCCCTCACCGTCTGCAAAGGGCAGCGAGAGCCCATTACACCAGCTAGGGGGCAGCCAGAGCTCAGATCTGGGGGGGGCCACTGCAGCCCCACATCCCAGTCCCACCCGCTCACGGGGTGGCTCAAGCTCAGATTTGGGGGAGACAGGCTCTCACCCCACATCCACTCTCCCACCAGTGCCAGGCACACCTGGCGCCCTCCCAACCCCAAGCAGGATGAGCCAGCCCAAGTAAGCCCAGGCCCGGGGCCCCTAGTGCTGAGCTTGCCTGCCCCATGCCCTGCTCTGGTATTGCCACCCCACAAGGGCGGGGGGTGTCCCATCCACCCGTCCGCGCTGCCCCCAGAGGTTCTCACCTCCAGCGTGATGTTGCCCTTGGCCACAGCCTCGCTGACGCGCATGAAGACATTCTCCGTCAGGCTGAAGGACAGCTCCAGGTTGCAGCCGGCGTTCACCGAGGCTGCAGCACGGCGGAGAGATGGGAAACAGCGCATTACTGCTGGGctcagcctctgccccctccccccgagggCCCCTCACCCAACCAAGTAGCCTCTGCACCTGCCAGTCTGGGGGCAATGAGCTCAGCTCTTGAACTGCGGCTCCAGCATCCTTGTTAACTAGGCCTCACGGAAGGGGAGCAGCAGGGTTtatacagaggggaaactgaggcacgtgcgtgtgtgtgacttgcccagggtctcatagcaggtcagtggcagagctgggaatagaacccaggagtcctgaccatCAAAGCAGTGCCCAACCTTCTCCCCACACCCCCTGACACCCCATCACTGACAGTGCCCCTGCCCTCCGATGCCAGCTCTGCTCTAGTAGTATCAGCAGGAgctgggccctgccctgctcccagcccaggcgGCTCTCGGCCAAGCGGGGCCAGGCTCCTGGGCCGTGGGCTCTGTGCGCCCACGCTCACCGATGGCCGTCTCCAGGAAGCTGTGTGTGTAGCGATGGGCCAGCATGATCAACTCCACAGCCCCTTCGTCGCTCACCACGTAGCCCTGGAAGCCCCACTCTGCCCGCAGGATGTCTGTCAGAAGCTTCTTGTTGGCGCAGGCGGGCACGCCGTTGATCCTGCCGGGTTGGGTCTGGCGGTTATTGCAATGccgaatgcagccacctctggggcggggcatggcagctgtttaacagtgcctggcagtttgggacaggaagtgagggAGAACACTGCACTCGGTTGGAATTATAGGGGGATTTACTTCAGCAGAATGTAACTGCTCACCTGGGAACCCCAGGCCACAGGGCTCCTGCTGGAAGTGCCATGAGATCACTAGCAATGACTGATGGAGAGGACCGAGGTTTGACTTCTCTTCTAGAGGACAGCGCCCCCGAGCAGCGTGCAGGGCCATTGGCTCAACAGAGACGTGGGTGGAATAGCGCCCCTTCCTGAGCCACCTGGGGACTCCACCCAAGTCCCAAACAGAGCCAACCCCATTCAGCTCAAAAACTGTACAGCTGCTGTGGGGTTGGGCCTGCTGACCTGCACCCCCAGGGCAgagcggggtgtgtgtgagaagagCCCTCGTCTGCCCCGGGATAAGCTGATGATGAGCACAGGCAAGGAGCGGCCTGCAGCACAGAGacccctgccccgtgccccatcTCAGTGCCTGTTCGGCCGCGGGCCCGCCTCGCCCGGTACCTGTTGTAGCTACACATGATGCTGTAGGAGCCAGCGCGCACACAGGCCTGGAACTGGGGCAGGAAGGTCATTCTCCAGTCCCGCTCTTGCACCTGCGGGACGCAGAGCGCTCGGGTCAGTGCCGTGAGCCTGGCGCagaccccacccccgccccgtgGCCCCCACCATCAGCCCTGGCGGAGCTCACCGGGACCCAGGATTCTCTGGCAGAGAGCACAGAGAGACCACAGAATTGTACAGGGATGCCCTAGGCCAGTTATATGCACCCAAGGGTGGCACGTGAGGTCTCTCCCACTGGTCGTAAATGTGCGTATGGGTCATATTTCAGGCGTCCCGTATCAACACTGAAAGGTATGTTCTGAAGATAAGGCAGACAACTGGGAGGTGACACTCCTCAGCCAGGTTCCTTGCAGACAGGGGGTGACAGAGGCTCATCTATCGGTCTGGTCAGATATGCATCATAGGTCTTACAATGGATGCCTATGTGCCCACCAAGCCAGGCACCAGGCGTAAGATTGTGAAATCTCCATGAGGAAAAACAACCAGCCAGGCGTGGGAGCTGCTTATGACTAAGGTCAAAGGATTAATCTGGTATATCAGGTACTGCAAGGAAACACACAATAACTTTCACCGCGCAGGCAAGCTGACAGCCTGACTGGTCTCCTGAACGAAGATCAGAGCCAAGCCTGGAAGGACAGCGAGTGAGCACTGCTCTATCAGGCAGAAAGGTAGCTGGTTCAACAAGCCTGGGTTCTTCACGCCTTCAGAGCTTCCcgggccagaagggagcactgcGATCGAGTCTGGCCCCTGTACTGCGCGTCAGAGACCTGCCACACAATAGTTCCCGGAGCAGATCTTCAGACAAACCTCCCATGTGGATGTGAAACTGACGAGGGACGGAGACTGCCCCACACCCCAGGCGTGCTCTAGGGTGTGTGTGACGAGTTTATTTGACATGGGACCACTTGTTTCCATCACTCAACTTGCTCACTCCAATCTCTGggctttgttaaataaacgttCTCTTGTTTTCACTGCCAAAGGCTCTCAGCGCTGGGTGTTAAGGGGGGTGGTGAGCAGAGGTGGAACTGGTCTGCTCCTTTGGGGGCTGCAAACCTGTGAATATTGTGCATGTCCAGGGGCTGGAGTGGGCCTATTGCTGGCCTGTAATGAGACGGCGGGGCCTGTGGGGCAGCGTTTGTGGGCGGTGGAGCTGACCCCCCAGCAGACACGGACCAGACTCTCATGCAAAGAGCAGGTGGGAGCGAAGTCCCTCACGGCTCCGAGTATCGCCAGGGAGTGTCACACCCACCTTGGCATCAAAGCTGAGTCTGGAGACGGGCACGTTCTCGGGCCCCCCGTGCACGCTGAAGTGCTTGCAGCCGGCGCTGGCCTTGACGTAACGGGGGTGGTcgccctgcagcccctgcacGAATGCCACAGCCAGCTCTGCGCTCAGGAACGGGTCTTCGCCGTACGTCTCCtgaggacagacagacacacgggtTGCTGCTGCTCCCGCCGCTGttggggcgctggctgtggggatAGGACCCCTGCTCTCCCGGGCCCCATCACTCATTGCTCTGCGACAGCTGCCAATTCCCCACCTGCCCTTCCAAAGAGTCCTGGAGCTGCCGCAGCCTGGGGACTTTGGGAAATGAgactggggggaggagcagggctcaGTCCAGTCCCTTGTGGGCCCACGTCTCGGACACATTAGTGCAAGGGGAGCTAAGGGCAGCCTCAAAACAGAGGCCAAGGGGCCCTAAGCCACAGGGGGAGAAAGGGAGCGTGCAGGGTCTGCCAGAGGGGCCCCAGCACATCCGGATTCAGGCAGGGAGAAAGTGCAAGGTGTGTTGGGAGGGGATTCCAGGGCACACACCGCTTTGTCAGTGCCCTTCAgtcccacctgcagcccccagctagcccagcccttggctccccctccctacggctctgctggtgcccctcagtcccaccagccgccccccgctagcccagcccttggctccccctccctagggctctgctggtgcccctcagtcccaccaGCCGCCCCTGGGCTCCCCGTCCcgacagctctgccggtgcccctcagtcccacccacagccccccgctagcccagccctgggctccccctgccccaccccaccccactcctggtCCGGCTGTTACCTGGTTCCTGCCCCATAGTGGATGTCTCATGATGTTCAGCACCGGGCTGAAGCAGCTGAGGCCCGTGTGGTCGCCGTAGCTGCCCGTGGACATGAAGAAGTTGTGCTTGGCTCTCACTTCCGTGGCAGTGGCGTTGGCCACGCGGTGGATGAGCTCggggctgtgggggagcgggGAGCAGCTGAAGCATCGCGGGACGAGCCAGGGCTGTGCCCAGAGATGGCACAGGTCCCCACAATGCCACagcagctgcccctgccctgggcagagCGAGGGCAGACACGTGCCCAGGCACAGAGCCTGCGCTGGACTAGGCCCCAGCACGGCCCGGGGGGACACCCGGACATGACAGCATGAAGGCCCCCGGTTCAGGCCCCCCCGGCTCCAGACTGTACCTGAAGGAGGCCGCCAAGCCCAGCGCTTGGGGGAAGGCCGTGGCCCAGCCAGGGGCTTCCCCATCCCCCCTCAGGCACTCGGTGTTCCAGTTGTAGGGCTTGATCCCCAGCCGCTCAATGGGGGGTGCTGGCCCGTTGTACTTAGCGCCACCTCTCGCCATCTGTGGGGCAGACACCAGAGGTGAAGGGGGGCACTGAGGGACATATGAGGCCGGGCACTCTGCCAAGGGGCTGCCCTCATTCGCCCGGCCTGgccctgcagagaggtggggcagCTGGCGCACGCAGCTCTTCCATGCCAGATCTCACTCTCCGTCCCAGCAGGAGACCTGGACAGGGCTGGGGAGGCCCCATCTGGAGGGATCTGTGGGATGGGAGATTCCAGGGGCACCCAGCTTGACCGCCCCTCCCTCCGATTCAGAAACCCCACCCCACTGGTCTCACTCCCAGCTTCCTCCCCTCGGATGCAGGGTCTTTATAGGGTGCCATGCCAGACCCAGACTCCCACAGTGAGATGCCAAGGCCCCAAGGATGCTGCCCCCGcctcaccccccccttccccccatgggGAGGACAGCGGCTGTCACTGCCCCACAGAGGGGATGCAGCTGTCAGTGGGGTTGCTGTGCTGGCTGCAGAGACCCTCTCCGTACCTGCAGCACCAGCTCCCCCAGGGTGAGCCGCCCGATGAGGTCGTCCAGCcgctgctcccagggcagggtggggtcCCGGAATGGGTAGTCCtgggccaggcccagccctgcccagagcagcagggccGCAGCACCGGGCCAGCACATGGCGCTCAGCATCCAGCACAGGGCACCGGCTGAGGAGAGAACACACCCATCGATAGCACCGGACAGCaccagcccaggggccctggcacAGCCGGGGCGAGGGCTGGACTCGCAGCTGGTCCCGGCGAGGCTGAGCGCCTCCGGACCAAGTTCCCCACTCGGAGAGATCCCCATAAATCCTGCAGCCACAAGCCACTGTCTGGGGCTTCCGACAGGCTGCGCTCTCCATGTCGTTTACCAGCCCCGCAGGCAGAGAATTACTGGTCACGATCCGCGCGGCATGTGCCCGCCTGGGGAGCGTCCCAGGTCGGTGCTGCGAGAACAACCCCAGATCCATGGCACCAGATGTGCATCAGCTGCCGGCCATGCCGCAACCGGAGCCCCCCGGCCCCGTCAATTAACCACACTTGGCAGGAacgggggaccccccccccccgctgctagGAGCAGCCCCTGGGACCTGGAAAGGGGGCGACTGGGGAAGGCCCGGCAGCCCCGATCCTGCCCCCCCGTACGCGTCTGGCCCCCCGCAGCGGCCCGTCCCTGCACGGGGGGCCGGCGAACCGCCCCTCGCCCCGGGCGCACGGGGCCAGAGCCGGGCGCTCCGCGCTCCGGGCCCCGCCAGCGGCCCCCGCGTGCGCCCGGCTCGCCGCCCCGCGGGGTCAGTCACCGGCCGCGCGGGGCTCGCTGCGGGCGGCGATGGCGGCTGCGGAGCGAGGATCCCCAGCGTGCCCGGAAGCCCGGAGGAGGGAGGCGGTGCCGGGGAGGAGCGTGACGCTGAGCTCGCTCCCGGCTGGGGCGGAGGGGAGCCGGGGCAGCCCCGCACCGGGGGGACGAGCCTGGAGGTGGCCCCGCGATGCTGGTGCCTTCCCTGCGCCaggctgagcccccagccccagggcaccACATGCCGCCTTTCAGCCAGGCCAGGACTCGGACTGGCTCGGGAGCCAGGAAGGGGCTTCTGTGACCCCCTagcagagcccagccctgcccccagctcttcGGGATCGGGCCCCAGGGCTGCGCCCTGGGTGAGCAGGCCGGTCTGAGAGGAGACCCCGGGGCCTGGCCGCTGTTCCCTCTGAGCACGCACAcggatcctaaaccccgcgcacacaaaCGTGTGCACAGAAGcccaaaaatttgcacagaagaatctTTTTgggcacacggcctgtcaaaaatcaGAGGGAACCTTGGGCCTGACCCCCTGCTTTGGATTCAGAGCTGAGCCAGGCTGGGTCCAGCTGCTGCCATAGGTACCCTGTGGCACAGACCTTGCTGAGCGGGCCTGCGTCAGCGCTTACTGAGCCCTGGTGcccttcacaagcaggctgggctgggcgcAGTGCCCGCAATCTGTGCTGCCGGAGGGGCCTACGCTGCTGAGCGCCAGGAGCCCAGGCCTGCTGCTTCCCTTGGGTCCCTGCTACGCCGGATCCTGCTCTCCGGGGACAGGCAGACGAGAGCAGGACATGCGCCAGCAGCCGGGGGGAGGCTGAGATCGGGGGCTGGAGGGAAGAGTTGTAAGGAATCCTGGCAGCACTTCTCACTTGGATTGGAAACCCCAGCTGGACGGGGGACCCCTGGCCTGGTTCTGGTCTCACGCCCGTTTGACGCTGGAGTGAGTGCACGGAGTCCAGCCGGGTCATCCTGCCTGGCGCCGGGGGAGATGAGCACCAGGCATCGTGCCTTGGGCATCTCGATAGCGTGTGTCCGGCCGGATTGGCATGGCTTCCCTGCAACGCAaggccagcagagggcagggctCACTTACATATTGGCTCCAGCAGCCCCTGGCAGCAGCTGGGTTGGGCACAGTTGGTGTGACGGGTGGAGGGGGGAGCATGCCTGGGTACTTAGCCTCCAGGTGGCACCATGGGGAGTGGGGTTCCCTTGCTCACTCGCCCCCTTGGCCTATCACGTCCCCCTGCGCCGGGCTTGGGGGCTGTTTGTATCAGAGCTTATGGAAGCTGAGGTGCGTCCAGTGAACTCCCCAGCACCCTACAGCCCATATCCAACAATTTGCCCTCTTCTCCTATCCAACATCAGCTGGTTGCGGGGCACTGATTGGTGGCCAGATGTTACTACTAGGGCAGTGCTCAcagctgctggggagctgggctggggaggcggGGAACTGTCTGATGTGTAGACAGGGTGGTAGCAGCATCCTCTCTGGCTCAGGCTGTGCTGTGAATCCCCTGGAGCTGGTGTTGGACAGCACCACCAGCCATAAGAACCCTTTTTTCAGTTtcccattccctcagcctctctcgCGCACCACAACCCCTTGCAGCCCAGCCACCGGGGGAGAAGAAGCCCATtacaatttaattaataatagtaGCGATGAAATTGCTGCACATGGTGGGATTCTAGGCAAAGGCCGCTGTCCTAACGTGGCACACTATGAGGTCAGAAATGCCCAGCATAAGCCACAGCTATAAATGTTGATGTGGGGCTCTTTTATGAATTTGCCAGTGGGCCAAttagattttaaagctgaaatctaacaAACTAGATTGGCTACAACATTTTTCAAATTGGCTAATGTTGCAATGGAATTTAAATAGGAGAACCTCTTTTGCTGAGTCCAGAGAGCGTTAGCAGGCTAATTTTAATGCTAGGTTCTTTTCGGATCAGCTTTTACCTGGGACAGTAAAGGGGCTGCTTTTCCCACAGGCCAGCAACTGCCCTGTGCACATGGCCTGGCTCCTTCCCCAGGCACTGAGCCGAGAGGCCTCGCTATAGCCCAGATTGGCCATCAGCGCCTGCCCTGGCTCAGCTCTCACCTCTCCCTGCTGAGTATGACAAGGGCCCTGGAGGCTCAGAGGTGCCCTTGAAGAAGCCAGCACCAGCCACATGGATAATTAAAAAGCTGGCCTGACAGCAGCTGCCAAGGCAGGGAAACTAACCCCCTTGAGTGGATAAGAGGCCTTTGAAATGCACCCACAAAATCTTCCCACACAACCTTTGCATGCGTGGAAATTCACATTTGCATCTACACTCAGATTCTCATATGCAACTCTACAGTAACATACTCATGTGTGCAGCCCAGTGCTCCTGagcaaccctacagtaacaaacccATGTGCGCAGCCCAGTGCTCACGAACACAGTGCTCATTGGGATGGGGAGCAAGGGCCAggaggcaggggttggctgcTGGCACATGACAATTTTGGGGTTAGCATTTCAGTGAGCCAGAGTGGTGCCCCACGCCAACTCTTGagcatgcccctcccccctgggaaggtggggtcATGGCTGCGCTGGCCGTTTGGGGGGTTTAGACCCAGGGAGGGGGTAGCAGGACCATAACTTTGCCTTTCCAAAGCACTCCCAGGCCGCAGTGCAGTCCTGACTCCTTCACAGCCTGGGACTCCCTCTTGTGTGCCTGTGGGGGAAGTGGTCTCCTGGCATCACCACTGTAGAGCTGCTTTGGAGAGGATGGATCGTGGCTGGGGGTCATGAACAAACCACAGTGCTAGGATCCAAACCACCTGCCTTCCAGGGGCGCCTGGCTAAACCCCTCTGCTCactgggccccagacccctgtGCGCTGCGCATGGCGTACCCGCTCTCCTATCCATGCACACATTTTGTTACAACCCTGAGCCCAGGGCCTCATTCACTGAGGTGCAGGGGCCTCGACACgacccagccctgggctttgcCTGAGCCTGGCCCAGTTTCCGGTGCCTGCCTTCGGGGTGGGGCGCAGGGCTGGAAATGAGCAGCAGCCGAACGAGGGACCCTCTTCACGCTGCAGCACCTCAGGGCTTCGTGACGTCTCCGTGGGGCTGTAACTGCCCCAGATGCTGGGCCCTGCTGGCACAGCCTGGCCACGTGCTCAGAGGAGACTCTGTGCCACTGTGACAGAGGGGCAGAAAGAGCTTAGAACACGCCCCtgggggggtcaggactcctgggttctcttcccagctcctctgcttcctccctGTGTGACCTCGGCACATCCCTTGTCCGCTGGGTGCCCGCCGTTCCCTGGCTGTGAGGTGGGGATACCAGCGCTCACCTACGGCTGGGAATCTCTGTCCCCTCCTGTTCGTACAGGCCCATTGTGAGATGCTGCAGCCGCACCAGGCAAGGGCACAGAGCTCCTCGGCCAACCCCCACCAGCCTGCACCtcacctcccagccccagtgtgCACAGCAGACCCCGCTCTGGGGTTTCTGagcccaggggctgtggggaTTCAGGGGCTGCATGTGCTCAGAGCAAACCCTTTCCTCTGGGCTGagaccccacccctccctgcagcctgggggcgGCTGGGCATTCCCCTCCCTCGCTGCCCACATGCCAAGCAGCACGGACCAGAGGGCAGCACACTGGGGCCAGCTCAGCCCCGATACACCCAGACTGGGGGAGTAAGTGCTGAAGGATGGACCCAAAGGAAGGCTCAGAGGGATGCAGCCAGCCTGGTCCGCACAGCACTTTACAGTCGGAGTAGACGGGCCTGCAGCCAGACCCAGTGGCTCCAGGTACAAGCCTTCTACCGGCCCTGCCTCTGCTGGGCTGACCCTCAGCTCTGGATCGGCACCTCCCTGCCTCTGGGGAGGTTCCGCGTCTGCAGTAGATGTGGGGGTTGAGCTGTACAGCGAGTACATGAGAGAAAACCCATCACCCCATTTTATCtgcagaccccgctccccactgGGGATCAGTCCCCCAGCTCACACCCAGGGACTCACTCCAGCACAGCTGAGCTCTCCACTGATGCTTTATCTGAACAACTTGACACCAGGATCGCaagcccccagctccccaggaaACAGCAGGATGTTTGTGAGCCAGCCCCTGAACAGGGAGGAGATTAAGACCTAGACGCAGGCTGCGTTTGGACGAGCGGGACGGGGCCACCTCTGCTCAGGCCCATCCTCGATGGCCGGCACCTGGGAGCGAGCTCTGGTGCTGCGGGGAGGAGGCACCGTACAGAGGCAGGGCTAAGCAGGTGTCCACAGCGCTGTGCAAGCTCGCCCTTCGGGGCCAGACCCACGTGCGGGAGGCCGTTCACGCGGTACCACCGGAGCCTTGGTGCAGCCGCAGCCTGGCCCATCTCCCCTGCAGGGacggcccagccccagccccagggtgccGTCCCGTCTGGGGCCTCTCAGAAGTCCGCAGCCCGGATCATCAGGGTGGTGGCCTTGAGCCTGTGGCTGGGCCCCTTCCAGTAGTGCCATTTCATGCCGTTGTAGCGGACCGTCGCGGGGCTAGCGGGGTAGTAAATCCCATTCAGGTTGGAGGGGCCGCAGGCATCGAACCACCAGCCTAGGGCACAGAGGTGGGGGGTCAGAGGGACGGCGCACCAGAGCCCCAGCCAGCGGCCACTCGGCgaaggtgggggctggggcacaggctgGCTCTCTGTGGGGCTGTCACTTCCCAGCGCTGCCCCGGGAAGGAAAGCATCAGAGCATAATTTGTATGTGCCCGGGGCTAGACGGCCGGTGCAGCCGAGGATCCTGGAGAATACTCGGCTGGACCCAGGGGGAGCCAGTTCCTGCAGGGAGAGTTAGATGGACCACGACAGAAGAGGCCCAATTACAGGCCTCCCAGCGTCTGCACGGTCATTCAGGGCTGAGTCTGCTACGAACCACACCTAGCCCACCCACGGCGGGGGTCCGCACGGGCCCCGTAGTGCCCGTGGGGGCAGTTACCTCCGGTCGCCATCTGAGCGCACTTGCAGCCGCAGCGGTCGTTGTCGGCATCCTTGGTGCTGAAGGGCGTCCCCGGGGGGCTGAGGCTGCTCGTCCTGCCGGCCGTCCCGCTGTAGTCCCGCACGTGGAGCCTGGGGAGACACAGACACAGGGCTGTCCAGGAGGCGCCTCTGGCGAGTCCCCACCAGAGCTGCCATGCTGGGGCCGGAGACCCCGGGAGACCAGGACGCGGGAGGCCAGGTGGGCACGGTACAAGGCAGGCCTAGAAATGGGCAGCACAAAGGGAGCAAACCCCAGAGGCTTCAGAGCCTTCCAGTCCGCAGCTTCTCTGGCACACACCAGGCTGTCTTCCAAACTGTCCTTCCCGCTTCCCTCCTTAGGGCAGGAATTTCCACAGCTCGGGGCTGGGCTGTGGTTCAGGCCAGCCGCAGGGTTTTCGCCAGCTTCTCCGCCAGTGGGGCGCTTTTACCAAACAGtccttcccctgctgctgtctTCTCCCTGCTAACTCCgggccctgcaggagccttctAGCTGCCCAGTGTCTATAGGCACCTGCCCTGTGCTTGGTGGAGGCAGCGTTTACACTGGCCCCTTCTCCCAACTCATTCCTTggtggctggggggagaagggagcccTGCGCTGCCCCCCGCAAGGCTCCAGGTCCCAGTAACAGGATCCCTTTTAACTGTTACTTCTTCCCTGGAcccttttcctctctccctaTATCTCCTCAGGCCTTGTGTGTCCAACGACCTGAAACCGTAAAGGCCGCATCACCTGACGGGATGACCAGTGGGCAGTCCTGCCCCCAAGGGGCAGAGTGCCCCATCGCACTGCCCATTTCTATGCCCGCCTTGCGCTGGGTGCTGCctgaacacagagagagacaggccaAAGCTGCTATGACTTCATGAGCAGCACCAGAGCGGGCAATGCCCCATTCCCTCCCAACCCAGGAGAATCCACAAAGGGACAGACGTTGTGAGACAGTCCCACCCTGTGCCTGTCGCACCGGCTGTGCTTGGCCTCCTTTGCTGGCTCTCCGGAGTGGGATGGCCTGGGGGGTCTGCCGGAGGGCACTGACTCGGGGACGGGGGGAAAGGTGGGTGGTTGGAGTCATGCCAGATGTCCCCAGGGCCCTGGAGCCGTGCGTGTGGGCGAGAATAGGAGTTTCCAAAGCAGTTGCCAGTATTGTCCCCTCAGCAATTTG from Eretmochelys imbricata isolate rEreImb1 chromosome 19, rEreImb1.hap1, whole genome shotgun sequence encodes the following:
- the LOC144277203 gene encoding LOW QUALITY PROTEIN: uncharacterized protein LOC144277203 (The sequence of the model RefSeq protein was modified relative to this genomic sequence to represent the inferred CDS: deleted 1 base in 1 codon), with the translated sequence MLPPPPVTPTVPNPAAARGCWSQYVSEPCPLLALRCREAMPIRPDTRYRDAQGTMPGAHSPGARQDDPAGLRALTPASNGRETRTRPGVPRPAGVSNPTGALCWMLSAMCWPGAAALLLWAGLGLAQDYPFRDPTLPWEQRLDDLIGRLTLGELVLQMARGGAKYNGPAPPIERLGIKPYNWNTECLRGDGEAPGWATAFPQALGLAASFSPELIHRVANATATEVRAKHNFFMSTGSYGDHTGLSCFSPVLNIMRHPLWGRNQETYGEDPFLSAELAVAFVQGLQGDHPRYVKASAGCKHFSVHGGPENVPVSRLSFDAKVQERDWRMTFLPQFQACVRAGSYSIMCSYNRINGVPACANKKLLTDILRAEWGFQGYVVSDEGAVELIMLAHRYTHSFLETAIASVNAGCNLELSFSLTENVFMRVSEAVAKGNITLETVRARVRPLFHTRLRLGEFDPPAMNPYSTLDLSAVQSPAHRTLAVEAAIKSFVLLKNKRGTLPLSAQALAGQRIAVVGPFADNPRVLFGDYAPIPDPQYIYTPRRGLETLPANITFAAGCSEPKCQRYSPGEVEGAVRAADVVVVCLGTGTDLETEANDRRDLSLPGHQQELLQDAVAWAAGRPVILLLFNAGPLDVGWAQAHHGVGAILACFFPAQATGVAIRKVLLGEGGASPAGRLPATWPAGMDQVPAMENYTMEGRTYRYYGPEAPLYPFGYGLSYTTFLYRDLVLSPTALPLCANLSVSVVVENTGQRDGEEVVQLYLRWAQPSVPVPRWQLVGFRRVPVAAGRAAKLLFLVTYVQRAVWAEQWLLEPGAFTLFVGGQQPGQETRASSEVLRAEFAVTGTSRPLSHC